The Cellulomonas oligotrophica sequence CACCCGGGTGCCGCGCCCGCGCCCCCGGCGCCCGCGACACATGGGACGACTGTCGGCGGGCTCACACCGGCGCGCGACCCGGCCGGTTCGTCCGGGCGCAGGTGGGATGACAAGATGGGTCGGAAGCCCCAGACCCCACCGCCTGCGAGGAGTGTGCACGTGGCCGAGACCGGCACCGCTTTCGACATCGTCGTCCTGGGCGGAGGCAGCGGCGGGTACGCCGCAGCGCTGCGCGCCGCAGAGCTCGGCAAGACCGTCGCCCTCGTCGAGGCCGACAAGGTGGGCGGGACCTGCCTGCACCGCGGGTGCATCCCCACCAAGGCGCTGCTGCACGCGGCCGAGGTCGCCGACACCGCCCGCGAGGGCGCGAGCTTCGGCGTCCACACGCACCTCGAGCGCGTCGACATGGCCGGGGTGAACCAGTACAAGGACTCGGTGATCGGCCGGCTCTACAAGGGCCTGCAGGGGCTCATCAAGTCCCGCAAGATCGAGGTCGTCGAGGGCTGGGGCACGCTGACCGGGCCGCACACCGTCCAGGTCGGCGACCGCACCCTGACCGGCGAGCACATCGTGCTCGGCACCGGCTCCTACGCGCGCTCGCTGCCGGGCCTGGAGATCGGCGGCCGGGTCATCACGTCCGACCAGGCCCTGCAGATGGACTGGGTGCCGCGCTCCGCGATCATCCTCGGCGGCGGCGTCATCGGCTCGGAGTTCGCGAGCGTCTGGAAGTCGTTCGGCGCCGACGTCACGATCATCGAGGCGCTCCCCCACCTCGTGCCCAACGAGGACGAGGCCCTGTCGAAGGCCTTCGAGCGTGCCTTCCGCAAGCGGGGCATCGCGTTCAACCTCGGCGTGCGGTTCCAGGGCGTCACCCAGGACGACGACGGGGTGCACGTCACCCTCGAGGACGGCAAGACGTTCGACGCCGACGTCCTGCTCGTCGCCGTGGGTCGCGGCCCCAGCACCTCGGGCCTCGGCTACGAGGAGCAGGGCATCACGCTCGACCGGGGGTTCGTCATCACGAACGAGCGCCTGCACACGGGCGTCGCGAACATCTACGCGGTCGGCGACATCGTCCCCGGCCTGCAGCTCGCGCACCGCGGCTTCCAGCAGGGCATCTTCGTCGCCGAGGAGATCGCCGGGCTCAACCCGCCGGCCATCGTCGAGTCCGGCATCCCGCGCGTCACGTACTCCGAGCCCGAGGTCGCGTCCGTCGGTGTCACCGAGGCGAAGGCCAAGGAGATCTACGGCGCCGACGGCGTCGAGACCCTCGAGTACAACCTCGGCGGCAACGGCAAGAGCCAGATCCTGGCCACGCAGGGCTTCGTCAAGCTGGTCCGGCAGAAGGACGGCCCCGTCGTCGGCGTCCACATGATCGGGGCACGCGTCGGCGAGCTCATCGGCGAGGGGCAGCTCATCGTGAACTGGGAGGCCTACCCCGAGGACGTCGCCGCCCTCGTGCACGCGCACCCCACGCAGAACGAGGCCCTCGGCGAGGCGTTCCTCGCCCTCGCGGGCAAGCCGCTGCACGCCCACAACTGACCTGAAGACGAAGGAGAGACGAGCGGCCATGTCCGAGAACGTGCAGCTTCCCGCCCTCGGTGAGTCCGTCACCGAGGGGACCGTCACCCGCTGGCTCAAGGCCGTGGGGGACCGCGTCGAGGTCGACGAGCCCCTGCTGGAGATCTCGACCGACAAGGTCGACACCGAGGTGCCCTCGCCCGTCGCGGGCGTCCTCGAGCAGATCCTCGTCCAGGAGGACGAGACCGTCGAGGTCGGCGCCGTGCTGGCCGTCGTCGGCGACGGCTCCGGCGCGGGTGCGGCCGACGCCGCACCGCAGGAGGCGCCCGCGCAGGAGCAGGCCCCCGAGCCCGCCGCCGCGGAGGAGCCCGCAGCAGAGGAGCCCGCGCAGCAGCCCGCCGCGCAGCAGGAGCAGGCCCCCGCGGGCGCGTCGGGCGGCCAGGAGGTCACCCTCCCGGCGCTGGGCGAGTCCGTCACCGAGGGGACGGTCACGCGCTGGCTCAAGGCCGTCGGCGACACCGTCGAGGTCGACGAGCCCCTCCTGGAGATCTCGACCGACAAGGTCGACACCGAGGTGCCCTCCCCCGTCGCCGGGACGCTGCAGGAGATCCGGGTCCAGGAGGACGAGACCGTCGAGGTCGGCGCCGTGCTGGCAGTGGTCGGCTCCGGCGCCGCCGCGAGCAGCACCTCGGCCGCCCCGGCTCCCGCACCGCAGACGGCTCCCGAGCCGGCCCCGGCGCAGGAGAAGGCCCCGGAGCAGGCAGCGCCCGCGCCGTCCGCCCCGGCACCGTCCGCGCCGGCAGCTCCGGCGGCACCCGCGGCGTCGAAGGCGCCCGCCGCCCCGGCGGCCGGCGGCTCGTACCTGACCCCGCTGGTCCGCAAGCTGGCCGCGGAGAAGGGCGTGGACGTGTCCACGCTCACCGGCACGGGCGTCGGCGGACGGATCCGCAAGGAGGACGTGCTCGAGGCCGCCGCGAAGGCCGAGGCCGCCAAGGCCGCGGCAGCCGCCCCGACGCCGTCCGCGCCGTCCGCCCCGAAGCGCGCCGCCGTGGCCGAGGTCTCGCCGCTGCGCGGCACCACCGAGAAGGCGAGCCGGCTGCGGCAGATCATCGCCGAGCGCATGGTCGAGGCCCTGCACACGCAGGCCCAGCTGACCACCGTGGTCGAGGTCGACGTCACCAAGGTCGCCCGTCTGCGTGCGCGTGCGAAGGACGACTTCAAGGCGCGCGAGGGCGTCAACCTCACGTTCCTGCCGTTCTTCATCCAGGCGGCGGTCGAGGCGCTCAAGACCTACCCCAAGGTCAACGGCGTGCTCGAGGGCAGCACGATCACGTACCACGGCCAGGAGAACGTCGGCATCGCCGTCGACACCGAGCGCGGCCTCGTCGTGCCGGTGATCCGTGACGCCGGCGACCTGAACCTCGCCGGCATCGCCCGCAAGGTCGCCGACCTCGCCGGCCGCACGCGCGCCAACAAGGTCACGCCGGACGAGCTCAGCGGTGCCACGTTCACCGTGACGAACACCGGCTCGGGCGGGGCGATCATCGACACCCCGATCGTCCCCGGCGGCACGTCGGCGATCCTCGGCACCGGCACGATCGTCAAGCGGCCCGTCGTGGTCAAGGACGCGGACGGCGAGGAGGTCATCGCCATCCGGTCGATGTGCTACCTGTGCCTGTCGTACGACCACCGTCTGGTCGACGGCGCGGACGCCTCGCGGTACCTCATGGCCGTGAAGAACCGCATCGAGGAGGGGGCGTTCGAGGCCGAGGTCGGCCTCTGACACCCGCTCCCCCGCAGCCGACGGGCCGCGCCCCTGACCAGGGGCGCGGCCCGTCGCGCGTCCGGCACCGCCGCGTCGGGCGGGACGACGGCCGCACGGTTACCGTGTGGCATGCGCGTCGTCGTCGCCGGCTCCTCCGGCCTCATCGGGACGGCCCTGTGCCGCCACCTGACCACCTCCGGGCACGACGTCGTCCGCCTCGTGCGGCGGGCGCCCTCGTCCCCGTCCGAGATCCGCTGGGACCCTGCCCGCGACGAGCTCGACCCCGCGGCCCTCGCGGGCGCCGACGCGGTGGTGGACCTCGCGGGCGTCAACGTCGGGACCCGACCCCTCACGCGGTCCCGCAAGCGCGAGGTCGTGGACTCTCGCGTGCAGACCGCCGGGCTGCTGGCGCGCACGATGGCGCGTCTGCCGGACGGACCGGCGGTGCTGCTGCAGGGCTCGGGCATCGGCGCCTACGGCGACCGCGGCGAGGACCTGCTCACCGAGGACGAGCCCATCGGCACGACGTTCTTCGCCGAGGTCGTCCGCGAGTGGGAGGCCGCCACCCGACCCGCGCAGGACGCGGGGGCGCGCGTGGCCCTGCTGCGCACCTCGATCGTGCTCAGCCCGCACGGCGGCGCCCTGTCGCGGCTGCTGCTGCCCCTGCGGGCGGGCGTCGCCGCACGGCTGGGATCGGGCCGCCAGTGGTGGTCGTGGATCACGCTCGAGGACGAGGTGCGCGCCATCGAGCACCTCCTGACCGCCGACGTGCACGGACCGGTGAACCTGCTCGCCGCCGCGGACCGTCACGCGGACGTGCTCGACGCGCTCGCCCGCGAGTGGGGCGCCCGCCTCACGGTGCCCGCCCCCGAGGCCGTGCTGCGGCTCGTCCTGCAGGACTTCGCGTCCGAGGTCGTCGGCTCGATCCGGGCCGTGCCGCAGGTGCTGACGGCGAGCGGGTTCACCCCCCGGCACGCGGACGTCCGGGCCGCCGCAGCGTGGGTCAGGGAGCAGTCGCGCCGGACGCCCTGACGTCCTGCACCCGCCACCCGTCCGCGGTCCAGCGCAGCAGCAGGTCCACGGTGGCGGGGCCGGCGGCGGGGACCGCGGTGCGGGTCCCGTCGCGCGCGACGCGCGTGTGCGCGCCCGTCGTGGACGTCACCGCGACCCGCACGTCGTCGGCGCCGTCGGCCCCGTCGGCGACCCCGTCGACGGCCGGGACGACGTGGGCGTCGGCGACGTCCACCGTCAGCCCCTCCGAGCGCGCGCCGTCCAGCTGCTCGAGCAGCTCGACGTCTGCCGCCAGCGCCGGCGAGCCGGCGACGTGCACGCCCGCGACGCCCGTGGCCGACGCCGCGGCGAGCGCGTCGGCCCGCAGCCGGGTCAGCGCCGCGGCGGCGGCCGCGGGGTCGTCGCGGTCCTGCACGGCGCCGACGTCGGCACGCGCCGCCGCGGTCGTGCCGGCCGCTGCGGGCACTCCCGCGGCGACCGTCGCCGTCCGGTCACCCGCGGCGGCCGCAGCGGTCCGGTGCTGGAGGCCCCACGTGCCCGCGCCCACGACGAGCACCCCGGCGACGGCTGCCGCCACGAGCACGGCAGGACGACGGGTGCGGCGCGCACGGTCCGTGCGCCCTCCCTGCGTGCGGCTGCCTCCGGGGCGCGGGAGCGGGGCGCCGGCGCCCCGGGTGCCGCCCGTGCGGGCCGAGACCTCCGCCCGCAGCACGGACGCTCCCGCGAGGGCTCCCGCGTCGGGCATCTGCACGCCGTCGGGCGTGACGGCCGCGAAGCACGTGTCCACCACGCGCGCCCCGGTGAGGTCCTCGGCGCGCAGGAGCGCCTCGAGGTCGTCGCGCAGGGACGGCCCCTCGTCGAGGGCGGCGGCGAGGTAGGCCTCGGCGGGCGCCATCACGGCGAGGACGGCGACGACGAGCCGGCGCAGGTCGCCGGCGGGCGAGCCCTGGCCCACGAGCCCGGCACGGGGGTCGACCAGGACGGGGAACCCGTCGGGGCGCAGGACGACGCGGTCGGCGCCGACGGCCCCGTGCACCGCGCCGGCGGCGTGCAGGGCGTCGAGCGCCTGGGCGAGCGGGATCGCGACGGTCGCGGCCTCGGCGTCGGACAGCGGGGCGCGGGCGGCGCGGACGTCGGCGAGGGTCGTGCCCTCCACGTGCTCGACGAGCAGGGCCGTGCGCCCCTCGCCGAGCGCGACCGCGTCCCAGGTGGCGGCGACGTGGGGGTGCTCGACGCCGAGCGCCACGGCGGCACGGGCGGCGAGCGCGTCGTCGAGGGGTGCGGCGAGGAGCTGGACCTCGACGTCGGGCTGCTCGGGGTCGTGCGCGGCCGTGGCGACCCAGCGGGAGCCGTCGTCGCCGAGGGCGCGGGCCACGCGGTAGCCGCGGGCGGCGAGCAGGTCGACGACGTCCTGGGGGGCGGGGGGCGCGTGCACGTCACGCATCTCACCCCACGGGGCACCTTGCGCGTGCGTCTCGTCCACAGGTCCCCGCACCGGCCGCGGGCCGGGGGGGTGGCTCA is a genomic window containing:
- a CDS encoding TIGR01777 family oxidoreductase gives rise to the protein MRVVVAGSSGLIGTALCRHLTTSGHDVVRLVRRAPSSPSEIRWDPARDELDPAALAGADAVVDLAGVNVGTRPLTRSRKREVVDSRVQTAGLLARTMARLPDGPAVLLQGSGIGAYGDRGEDLLTEDEPIGTTFFAEVVREWEAATRPAQDAGARVALLRTSIVLSPHGGALSRLLLPLRAGVAARLGSGRQWWSWITLEDEVRAIEHLLTADVHGPVNLLAAADRHADVLDALAREWGARLTVPAPEAVLRLVLQDFASEVVGSIRAVPQVLTASGFTPRHADVRAAAAWVREQSRRTP
- the lpdA gene encoding dihydrolipoyl dehydrogenase, coding for MAETGTAFDIVVLGGGSGGYAAALRAAELGKTVALVEADKVGGTCLHRGCIPTKALLHAAEVADTAREGASFGVHTHLERVDMAGVNQYKDSVIGRLYKGLQGLIKSRKIEVVEGWGTLTGPHTVQVGDRTLTGEHIVLGTGSYARSLPGLEIGGRVITSDQALQMDWVPRSAIILGGGVIGSEFASVWKSFGADVTIIEALPHLVPNEDEALSKAFERAFRKRGIAFNLGVRFQGVTQDDDGVHVTLEDGKTFDADVLLVAVGRGPSTSGLGYEEQGITLDRGFVITNERLHTGVANIYAVGDIVPGLQLAHRGFQQGIFVAEEIAGLNPPAIVESGIPRVTYSEPEVASVGVTEAKAKEIYGADGVETLEYNLGGNGKSQILATQGFVKLVRQKDGPVVGVHMIGARVGELIGEGQLIVNWEAYPEDVAALVHAHPTQNEALGEAFLALAGKPLHAHN
- the sucB gene encoding 2-oxoglutarate dehydrogenase, E2 component, dihydrolipoamide succinyltransferase, whose product is MSENVQLPALGESVTEGTVTRWLKAVGDRVEVDEPLLEISTDKVDTEVPSPVAGVLEQILVQEDETVEVGAVLAVVGDGSGAGAADAAPQEAPAQEQAPEPAAAEEPAAEEPAQQPAAQQEQAPAGASGGQEVTLPALGESVTEGTVTRWLKAVGDTVEVDEPLLEISTDKVDTEVPSPVAGTLQEIRVQEDETVEVGAVLAVVGSGAAASSTSAAPAPAPQTAPEPAPAQEKAPEQAAPAPSAPAPSAPAAPAAPAASKAPAAPAAGGSYLTPLVRKLAAEKGVDVSTLTGTGVGGRIRKEDVLEAAAKAEAAKAAAAAPTPSAPSAPKRAAVAEVSPLRGTTEKASRLRQIIAERMVEALHTQAQLTTVVEVDVTKVARLRARAKDDFKAREGVNLTFLPFFIQAAVEALKTYPKVNGVLEGSTITYHGQENVGIAVDTERGLVVPVIRDAGDLNLAGIARKVADLAGRTRANKVTPDELSGATFTVTNTGSGGAIIDTPIVPGGTSAILGTGTIVKRPVVVKDADGEEVIAIRSMCYLCLSYDHRLVDGADASRYLMAVKNRIEEGAFEAEVGL